In one window of Rhodanobacter sp. FDAARGOS 1247 DNA:
- a CDS encoding ABC transporter permease has protein sequence MNDMSAKIRRSSAFLTVFLKEVKENLRDRRTLMSAFLTGPLLGPLLFVMLINLTLNRELEKAEKPLPVPVLGAGYAPNLIDALKAGGVVPGAAVADPAQAVRKQDADVVLRIAPDYGKAWRKGEPVQVELFYDSSRRDANTSVERVSDLVENYARQQGAMRLVARGMSPGTAWPLQVAKRDQATPQSRAVLMFAMLPYFFVITIFMGGMYLAIDLTAGERERQSLEPLFANPVARWKILCGKLAAICAFSTASLLITLLGFAVVGRFIPAEKIGMELDLGLHFATYVLLLMLPLVLLLSALQSLVAAFAKSYREAQTYISLLMLVPIIPSALLSFMPIKAQAWMYAIPLLGQNLGIMQLLRGDGVTGEQLGLCLAGSLAAALLAVLVTAQLYRSEKLAISA, from the coding sequence ATGAACGACATGTCCGCGAAAATCCGGCGCAGCAGCGCCTTCCTCACCGTGTTCCTGAAGGAGGTGAAGGAAAACCTGCGCGACCGCCGCACCCTGATGAGCGCCTTCCTCACCGGCCCCCTGCTGGGGCCGCTGCTGTTCGTGATGCTGATCAACCTCACCCTCAACCGCGAACTGGAAAAGGCCGAGAAGCCGCTGCCGGTGCCGGTGCTGGGCGCCGGGTATGCGCCCAACCTGATCGATGCGCTGAAGGCCGGCGGCGTGGTGCCGGGCGCGGCGGTGGCCGATCCCGCGCAGGCCGTGCGCAAGCAGGATGCCGACGTGGTGCTGCGCATCGCCCCCGACTACGGCAAGGCCTGGCGCAAGGGCGAGCCGGTGCAGGTGGAGCTGTTCTACGACTCCTCGCGGCGTGATGCGAACACTTCGGTGGAGCGGGTCAGCGACCTGGTCGAGAACTATGCGCGGCAACAGGGTGCGATGCGACTGGTCGCGCGGGGGATGTCGCCAGGCACCGCGTGGCCGCTGCAGGTGGCCAAGCGCGACCAAGCCACGCCGCAGTCGCGCGCGGTGCTGATGTTCGCGATGCTGCCGTACTTCTTCGTGATCACCATCTTCATGGGCGGCATGTACCTGGCGATCGACCTCACCGCCGGCGAGCGCGAGCGGCAATCGCTGGAGCCGCTGTTTGCCAACCCGGTGGCGCGCTGGAAAATCCTCTGCGGCAAGCTGGCGGCGATCTGCGCGTTCTCCACCGCGAGCCTGCTGATCACCTTGCTGGGCTTCGCCGTGGTCGGCCGCTTCATCCCCGCCGAGAAGATCGGCATGGAGCTGGACCTTGGCCTGCACTTCGCCACCTACGTGCTGCTGCTGATGCTGCCGCTGGTGCTGCTGCTGTCCGCGCTGCAGTCACTGGTGGCCGCGTTTGCCAAGAGCTATCGCGAGGCGCAGACCTACATCTCGCTGCTGATGCTGGTGCCGATCATCCCCAGTGCGCTGCTGTCGTTCATGCCGATCAAGGCGCAGGCGTGGATGTACGCGATCCCGCTGCTGGGGCAGAACCTGGGCATCATGCAGTTGCTGCGCGGCGATGGTGTCACCGGCGAACAGCTCGGCCTGTGCCTGGCCGGCAGCCTGGCGGCGGCCCTGCTCGCGGTGCTGGTGACCGCCCAGCTGTATCGCTCGGAGAAGCTGGCGATCTCGGCCTGA
- a CDS encoding ATP-binding cassette domain-containing protein, translating into MIEVRDLHKAFGAVKAVDGVSFTARDGEITGLLGPNGAGKTTTLRMLYTLMAPDRGQVLVDGIDAAADPLAVRRQLGVLPDARGLYKRLSARENIDYFGRLHGLPEELLASRREALVKALEMGDIADRRTEGFSQGQRVKTAIARALVHDPRNVILDEPTNGLDVMATRALRQFMTRLKDEGRCVLFSSHIMQEVGALCDRIVVIAHGRVVADETPDALRAQTGEDNLEDAFVKIIGSEEGLAA; encoded by the coding sequence ATGATCGAGGTAAGGGATTTGCACAAGGCGTTCGGCGCGGTGAAGGCCGTCGACGGCGTCAGTTTCACTGCCCGCGACGGCGAGATCACCGGCCTGCTCGGCCCCAACGGTGCCGGCAAGACCACCACGCTGCGCATGCTGTACACGTTGATGGCGCCGGATCGTGGCCAGGTGCTGGTGGATGGCATCGATGCAGCGGCCGACCCGCTGGCCGTGCGTCGCCAGCTCGGCGTGCTGCCGGATGCGCGCGGGCTGTACAAGCGGCTCAGTGCGCGCGAGAACATCGACTACTTCGGCCGCCTGCACGGTCTGCCCGAAGAACTGCTGGCGAGCCGGCGCGAAGCCCTGGTCAAGGCGCTGGAGATGGGCGACATCGCCGATCGCCGCACCGAGGGTTTCTCCCAGGGCCAGCGAGTGAAGACCGCGATCGCCCGCGCGCTGGTGCACGACCCGCGCAACGTCATCCTCGACGAACCGACCAACGGCCTCGACGTGATGGCCACCCGAGCGCTGCGCCAGTTCATGACGCGGCTGAAGGATGAGGGGCGTTGTGTGCTGTTTTCCAGCCACATCATGCAGGAGGTGGGCGCCTTGTGTGACCGCATCGTGGTGATCGCACACGGCCGCGTGGTGGCCGACGAAACGCCGGACGCGCTGCGCGCCCAGACCGGCGAGGACAACCTGGAGGATGCCTTCGTGAAGATCATCGGCAGCGAAGAGGGCCTCGCCGCATGA
- a CDS encoding alpha/beta hydrolase, protein MKPGKRMGVMVAVAVAIISANRVAHHREKDPAPPAPASASTAAVAPAPAATWKLGSLTLTACELAAPNSGLSTAAWCADLPVPENRTDPHSRTIKLKLAVLRSRAQVASPDMLAFLAGGPGQAATDSAAQVATVLKPLLAHRHVLLLDQRGTGGSNALSCKESAATTAPDDSTFDADKLRAAAAQCLKLLAGRADPRYYTTTIAAQDLEDVRKAIGSPQFDLLGVSYGTRMAQQYLMRFPQSVRSVVLDSAVPNSLALGEDFARNLDDALKAQFARCTAEPACKKQFGDPDQTLYQLRDALRANPHQVSFRDPQNYQTVKQMLDEDSLASVVRMFAYTPATAALLPLSIDAAAHGDVGPLLGQAKLLSGELSELMGSGMQYSVICSEDADLLAVRPQDAQTILGTRMVDALKAVCSVWPKGTRPADFHAPLKTDKPVLLLAGQYDPVTPPRYAEEVAKGLPNARVLTLKGQAHSVMATGCTPQLIQHFIEKLDPKTLDASCLDRLQPTPIFIDFNGATP, encoded by the coding sequence ATGAAACCCGGAAAACGCATGGGCGTGATGGTCGCTGTCGCGGTGGCGATCATCTCGGCCAACCGCGTCGCCCATCATCGTGAGAAGGACCCGGCGCCACCTGCGCCGGCTTCGGCCTCGACTGCGGCTGTCGCACCCGCGCCGGCCGCCACCTGGAAACTCGGCAGCCTGACCCTGACCGCATGCGAGCTTGCCGCGCCGAACAGCGGCCTGAGCACGGCGGCCTGGTGCGCGGACTTACCCGTGCCGGAAAACCGGACCGATCCGCACAGCCGCACGATCAAGCTGAAGCTGGCCGTGCTGCGTTCGCGGGCGCAGGTGGCCAGTCCCGACATGCTGGCCTTTCTTGCCGGTGGCCCGGGACAGGCGGCCACCGATTCGGCGGCCCAGGTGGCGACGGTGCTGAAGCCGCTGCTGGCCCATCGCCACGTGCTGCTGCTCGACCAGCGTGGCACCGGCGGCTCCAACGCACTCAGCTGCAAGGAGTCCGCCGCCACGACCGCGCCGGACGACAGCACTTTCGACGCCGACAAGCTGCGCGCAGCGGCGGCGCAGTGCCTGAAGCTGCTGGCCGGTCGCGCCGATCCGCGCTACTACACCACCACGATCGCGGCGCAGGACTTGGAGGACGTGCGCAAGGCCATCGGTTCGCCGCAGTTCGACCTGCTTGGGGTGTCGTACGGCACGCGGATGGCGCAGCAGTACCTGATGCGTTTCCCGCAGTCGGTGCGCAGCGTGGTGCTGGACAGCGCCGTGCCGAACTCGCTGGCCCTGGGCGAGGACTTCGCCCGCAACCTGGACGACGCACTGAAGGCGCAGTTCGCCCGCTGCACCGCCGAGCCGGCCTGCAAGAAGCAGTTCGGCGATCCGGACCAGACCCTGTACCAGCTGCGCGACGCGTTGCGGGCCAATCCGCACCAGGTCAGTTTTCGCGATCCGCAGAACTACCAGACGGTAAAGCAGATGCTGGACGAGGACTCGCTGGCCAGCGTGGTGCGCATGTTCGCGTACACGCCGGCCACCGCCGCGCTGTTGCCGCTGTCGATCGACGCGGCGGCGCATGGCGACGTGGGTCCGCTGCTGGGCCAGGCCAAGCTGTTGTCCGGCGAACTGTCGGAGCTGATGGGCAGCGGCATGCAGTATTCGGTGATCTGCAGCGAGGACGCCGACCTGCTGGCCGTGCGCCCGCAGGATGCGCAGACCATCCTCGGCACGCGCATGGTCGACGCGCTGAAGGCGGTGTGTTCGGTGTGGCCGAAAGGCACGCGCCCGGCCGATTTTCACGCGCCGCTGAAGACCGACAAGCCGGTCCTGCTGCTGGCCGGCCAGTACGACCCGGTGACTCCGCCCCGCTACGCCGAGGAAGTGGCCAAGGGCCTGCCGAACGCGCGGGTGCTGACCCTCAAGGGCCAGGCGCACAGTGTCATGGCGACCGGCTGCACGCCGCAGCTGATCCAGCATTTCATCGAGAAGCTCGACCCGAAGACGCTGGACGCGAGTTGCCTGGACCGGTTGCAGCCGACGCCGATCTTCATCGACTTCAACGGAGCGACCCCATGA
- a CDS encoding helix-turn-helix transcriptional regulator, producing MNNHVRELRGAQAWSQADLAERLDVSRQTVNAIETGKYDPSLPLAFKIARLFGQTIESIFEPGE from the coding sequence ATGAATAACCATGTGCGTGAACTGCGCGGCGCGCAGGCCTGGTCGCAGGCCGACCTGGCCGAGCGGCTGGATGTTTCGCGCCAAACCGTCAACGCCATCGAGACCGGCAAGTACGATCCGAGTTTGCCGCTGGCCTTCAAGATTGCCCGGCTGTTCGGACAAACGATCGAATCCATTTTTGAACCTGGGGAGTGA
- a CDS encoding alpha/beta fold hydrolase, whose protein sequence is MNKWSRRALLLLLGTGLIWGGASSVVAHDSGPTASTVGTLKVERHGDHGRAVILIPGLQGGPWVWQRTIEQLQKDHVVYAVTLAGFDGVPAPTDGGNLFDRADASLEQLIEQRKIDKPVLVGHSLGGTLALRFAGEHPALISGVVAVDGLPIFPGMERVSAEQRKAMAAQMQQQMSAVTPEQFQAQSLGYMQKIGVIDPQLAARYAPMNARSDIKASAQYMAEDLAFDGRTALKNANVPILEISPYNAPDFSQPPMAMSEAQKTAYYQSLLQDAPKAKVVSISPSRHFVMLDQPVKFQQALDAFLKSL, encoded by the coding sequence ATGAACAAGTGGTCGCGCCGCGCGCTGTTGCTGCTTTTGGGGACAGGCCTGATTTGGGGTGGTGCCAGCTCCGTCGTTGCCCACGATTCGGGCCCGACGGCTAGCACGGTAGGTACGTTGAAAGTCGAGCGTCATGGCGACCACGGTCGTGCGGTGATCCTGATTCCCGGGCTGCAGGGTGGGCCGTGGGTGTGGCAGCGGACGATCGAGCAGTTGCAGAAGGATCACGTGGTGTACGCGGTGACGCTGGCGGGTTTTGATGGCGTGCCGGCGCCGACTGACGGCGGCAACCTGTTCGATCGGGCGGATGCGTCGCTGGAGCAGTTGATCGAACAGCGGAAGATCGACAAGCCGGTGCTGGTCGGCCACAGCCTGGGCGGCACGCTGGCGCTGCGGTTTGCCGGCGAGCATCCGGCACTGATCTCGGGCGTGGTGGCGGTGGATGGACTGCCGATTTTCCCCGGCATGGAGCGGGTGAGCGCGGAGCAGCGCAAGGCGATGGCGGCGCAGATGCAGCAGCAGATGTCGGCGGTGACGCCGGAGCAGTTCCAGGCGCAGTCGCTGGGCTACATGCAGAAGATCGGCGTGATCGATCCGCAGCTGGCCGCGCGCTACGCGCCGATGAATGCGCGCAGCGACATCAAGGCCAGCGCGCAGTACATGGCCGAGGATCTCGCGTTCGACGGACGTACGGCGCTGAAGAACGCGAACGTGCCGATCCTGGAAATTTCACCATACAACGCACCGGATTTCAGCCAGCCGCCGATGGCGATGAGCGAGGCGCAGAAGACGGCGTACTACCAGTCGCTGCTGCAAGATGCGCCGAAGGCGAAGGTGGTCTCGATCTCGCCGTCGCGGCATTTCGTGATGCTCGACCAGCCGGTGAAGTTTCAGCAGGCGCTGGACGCTTTCCTGAAGTCGCTTTGA
- a CDS encoding spore coat protein U domain-containing protein: MMLKKSLLAAALFTISGFALTANAATSPITATNKFTVQMIVNKTCKVVVSATTINIGAAAGVDADAAASTLTGNGQVINVNCSKGTGFNVGLTPQNVSSTTGLGTMKGAIVGNTDQPTYQLNQSSSGTAWGNIVNTNTESGTGLGMGAAKTIPLTVYATAASADFTPDTYTDTVSVNVTF; encoded by the coding sequence ATGATGCTCAAGAAGTCCCTGCTCGCCGCTGCCCTCTTCACCATCAGCGGTTTCGCCCTGACCGCCAACGCCGCCACCAGCCCCATAACGGCCACCAACAAATTTACCGTGCAGATGATCGTCAACAAGACCTGCAAGGTTGTGGTGTCCGCCACCACCATCAACATCGGCGCCGCCGCTGGCGTGGATGCGGACGCAGCAGCCTCCACCCTCACCGGCAACGGCCAGGTCATCAACGTCAATTGCTCCAAGGGCACCGGCTTCAACGTAGGCCTGACTCCGCAGAATGTAAGCAGCACCACGGGCCTGGGAACCATGAAAGGCGCCATCGTCGGCAATACAGATCAGCCGACCTATCAACTCAACCAGAGTTCCTCCGGAACAGCTTGGGGCAACATCGTCAACACCAACACCGAGAGCGGAACCGGACTCGGGATGGGAGCTGCGAAGACAATCCCCCTTACCGTCTATGCCACTGCCGCAAGTGCTGATTTCACACCGGACACCTATACCGATACAGTCTCGGTGAACGTCACGTTCTGA
- a CDS encoding molecular chaperone produces the protein MPAFLRNGLFAALCLICGAAIASGLQVSPVSLSLQPVQNAEGLWLSNTGDNIVNAQVRVYHWTQQGGEEQLTPSPGLVISPPMLRIKPGDKQLIRVIRVGAPPNGPAAVEDAYRLAIDELPIDMHGKKGLQFVLHYSVPVFVEPVGNTATAPRLSWSLQRDGIHMLLQVSNSGTGHAQLAEVSYVDGSGHRTEISAGLLGYVLPGATMHWTLKQPAAAFAGSGTFEAVINGVKTTQKLSLANRAH, from the coding sequence GTGCCTGCATTTTTGCGCAATGGCCTGTTCGCCGCCCTTTGCCTCATCTGTGGCGCCGCGATTGCGAGCGGCCTGCAGGTCTCGCCGGTCTCGCTCAGCCTGCAACCAGTGCAGAACGCCGAGGGCCTGTGGCTGAGCAATACTGGCGACAACATCGTGAATGCGCAGGTACGGGTCTATCACTGGACCCAGCAAGGCGGCGAAGAACAACTCACGCCTTCGCCGGGCCTGGTGATCAGTCCACCGATGTTGCGGATCAAGCCGGGCGACAAGCAGCTGATCCGGGTCATCCGGGTCGGCGCCCCGCCCAACGGGCCAGCTGCCGTCGAGGACGCGTATCGCCTGGCCATCGACGAATTGCCCATCGACATGCATGGCAAGAAGGGCTTGCAGTTCGTATTGCACTACTCGGTACCGGTGTTTGTAGAACCCGTAGGCAACACCGCCACAGCGCCGCGGCTGAGCTGGAGTTTGCAGCGCGACGGCATTCACATGTTGCTGCAGGTTTCCAACTCCGGCACCGGTCATGCCCAGCTTGCCGAGGTGAGCTATGTGGATGGCTCCGGCCATCGCACCGAGATCTCCGCCGGGTTGCTGGGCTATGTGCTGCCAGGTGCCACGATGCACTGGACATTGAAGCAGCCGGCAGCAGCGTTTGCCGGCAGCGGCACCTTCGAGGCAGTGATCAATGGCGTCAAGACCACCCAAAAGCTATCGCTGGCCAATCGCGCTCACTGA
- a CDS encoding fimbria/pilus outer membrane usher protein: MSAIGGTDLYLDVTLNGSNNGLAHFGYRDGELWASMATLRQLGFALPASTLDPVRLNSLQGVQVSYNQEQQSVAIVAPLKLLNLSTHVLNTSQQTAQKASASPGLLLNYDLYGAYGERGASSLSAFTELRAFGESGVLSNTSLSRMAHADGAWHNQSVRMDTNWSRSFPDKMLTLRVGDTLTAASSWSRPTRIGGVQFGTNFSLQPYRITTPLPQFLGSATLPSQVELYVNGMKQYSGNVPAGPFQLDTIPSISGAGQAQVMLTDALGRVTTLDFSLYNSQQLLQKGLTDWSAELGVVRESYGLHSFDYGHDPIGSGTWRHGVSNDFTAEVHGEATAGLINAGAGGSWLLGRAGVVSGSVASSQRAGIKGSQLSLGYSWLNSRFNFAVQGMRASNGYRDVAALYSASPANLSASAQGGFSTEQLGSFGMSYVQLRYQGQVDTRYASAYWYKSIGRQMSLNFNVNQNLGQSRDRSFFLNVSLSLDNSTYLSAGVQHDHSGNRYSVNASHSVPGAGGFGWLAQAQQGEGSHGGRAELDYLGRYGQVQAGASSLDGNFSGYAGANGSLVYMGGHLFASRRIFDGFAVVSTDGIANVPVRLENNPIGTTDKHGMMLVSPLNAYQDNRLSIDPMDLPADVRIARVDAIATPTDRSGTMVHFGITPLRAAAITLIDATGKPLALGSMVQVNGHTGEPALVGFDGAAYLDTLDVHNVLDVNTPKGICHAQFDYQKRGDGVPQIGPLTCTYGASP, translated from the coding sequence ATGTCGGCCATCGGCGGCACCGATCTGTATCTCGACGTCACCCTTAATGGCAGCAACAACGGTCTGGCGCACTTTGGCTATCGCGATGGTGAGCTGTGGGCGAGTATGGCCACGTTGCGCCAGTTGGGCTTTGCACTACCGGCCAGTACGCTCGATCCCGTACGCCTGAACAGCCTGCAAGGCGTGCAGGTCAGTTACAACCAGGAACAGCAAAGCGTCGCCATAGTGGCACCGCTGAAGCTGCTGAACTTATCCACCCATGTACTGAACACATCACAGCAGACGGCTCAGAAAGCCAGCGCATCACCCGGCCTGTTGCTCAATTACGATTTGTACGGGGCGTACGGTGAACGCGGCGCCAGCAGTTTGAGTGCGTTTACCGAACTTCGCGCTTTCGGCGAAAGTGGCGTACTGAGCAATACGTCGCTGTCCCGAATGGCACATGCCGACGGCGCGTGGCACAACCAGTCCGTTCGCATGGATACCAACTGGAGCAGGTCATTCCCCGACAAGATGCTGACCCTGCGCGTGGGCGATACGCTTACGGCAGCCAGCTCATGGTCGCGCCCCACCCGTATCGGCGGCGTGCAGTTCGGTACCAACTTTTCCCTGCAGCCATATCGCATCACCACCCCGTTGCCGCAATTTCTCGGCTCGGCCACCCTCCCTTCGCAAGTGGAGCTGTACGTCAACGGAATGAAGCAGTACAGCGGCAACGTTCCGGCCGGGCCGTTCCAGCTCGACACCATTCCCAGCATCAGCGGCGCCGGCCAGGCGCAAGTGATGCTGACCGATGCGCTGGGACGCGTGACCACGCTCGATTTTTCCCTGTACAACAGTCAGCAACTACTCCAGAAAGGATTGACCGACTGGTCGGCCGAACTGGGCGTCGTGCGTGAAAGCTACGGGTTGCACTCGTTTGACTACGGTCACGATCCCATTGGCAGTGGCACCTGGCGCCATGGCGTCAGCAACGATTTCACGGCCGAAGTTCATGGCGAGGCCACGGCCGGCTTGATCAACGCTGGCGCGGGAGGCAGCTGGTTGCTTGGCCGCGCAGGCGTGGTCTCCGGCTCTGTGGCGAGCAGCCAGCGTGCGGGTATCAAAGGCTCCCAGCTCAGCCTCGGCTATAGCTGGTTGAACAGCCGCTTCAATTTCGCCGTTCAAGGCATGCGCGCCAGCAACGGCTATCGCGACGTCGCCGCACTGTACAGCGCTTCTCCAGCGAACCTCAGTGCCAGCGCACAGGGCGGCTTCAGCACGGAGCAACTCGGCAGCTTCGGCATGAGTTATGTGCAATTGCGCTACCAGGGACAAGTGGACACGCGCTATGCCAGCGCTTACTGGTACAAGTCGATCGGCCGCCAGATGTCATTGAACTTCAACGTGAACCAGAATCTTGGGCAATCACGCGACCGCAGCTTCTTTCTGAATGTCAGCCTGTCACTGGACAACAGCACCTATCTAAGCGCCGGCGTGCAGCACGACCACAGCGGCAACCGTTACAGCGTGAATGCCAGCCACTCCGTTCCCGGTGCCGGCGGCTTCGGCTGGCTCGCACAGGCGCAGCAGGGGGAAGGCAGCCATGGTGGTCGTGCCGAGCTGGATTATCTGGGCCGTTACGGCCAGGTCCAGGCCGGCGCCTCCAGCCTTGACGGCAATTTCTCTGGCTATGCCGGCGCCAATGGCTCGCTGGTATATATGGGCGGCCACCTCTTCGCTTCACGGCGCATTTTTGATGGCTTCGCCGTTGTATCAACTGACGGCATCGCGAACGTACCAGTGCGGCTGGAAAACAATCCCATCGGAACTACCGACAAACACGGCATGATGCTGGTGTCTCCGTTGAATGCGTACCAAGACAATAGGCTCAGCATTGATCCAATGGATCTTCCCGCCGACGTGCGCATTGCCCGCGTCGATGCCATCGCGACGCCCACCGACCGATCCGGCACCATGGTGCACTTTGGCATCACACCACTGCGTGCCGCAGCGATCACGTTGATCGATGCCACCGGCAAACCACTGGCGCTGGGCAGCATGGTGCAGGTGAACGGCCATACTGGTGAACCTGCGCTGGTCGGTTTCGACGGCGCGGCGTATCTGGATACGCTGGACGTTCATAACGTGCTGGATGTCAACACGCCGAAGGGCATCTGCCACGCGCAATTCGATTATCAAAAGCGAGGTGACGGTGTTCCACAGATTGGCCCGCTGACCTGTACCTACGGAGCTTCGCCATGA
- a CDS encoding spore coat U domain-containing protein — translation MISSPRHQNFLPLLLLLSILWWLPAGHAQASVYCSATMTNINFGTVDPTQGVVTPARGTLSFTCQNDAYYQTAYVTACLNIGVGSGTSTTPRSMSNGSSQLNFQLYKDAALSQIWGSIATPATPPPAPMTFTIPGATFFGGVGQYQSPDITVFGALAGPQVSAGAGPYNNAFSGADAFLTGTVSNGGPYPPSCGGGTSGIPFPFTVSALVSKSCTVAAGPTLNLGNPAGVDAALTNITGSNSINVTCTNGTPYFVGLAPSNNSTTGAGLMAGSGSNSDKIPYQLRSTAGMAGTIWGNTATSTSVGNGVAGTGNGNSQLLTVYATTPSADFTPDTYTDVVTINVNY, via the coding sequence ATGATCAGCTCGCCTCGACACCAGAATTTCCTTCCGCTATTGCTGCTACTTTCAATCTTGTGGTGGCTACCCGCTGGCCATGCTCAAGCCAGCGTTTACTGCTCGGCCACCATGACAAACATCAATTTCGGGACGGTGGATCCGACGCAAGGCGTTGTTACACCGGCCAGAGGCACCCTGAGTTTCACTTGCCAGAACGACGCGTACTATCAAACGGCATACGTCACAGCTTGCTTGAATATCGGAGTCGGCAGTGGCACCAGTACAACGCCAAGAAGCATGAGCAATGGCAGCTCTCAGCTCAATTTTCAGCTATACAAGGACGCCGCACTTTCGCAAATCTGGGGTTCGATCGCTACTCCGGCCACGCCCCCACCAGCACCAATGACATTCACCATTCCCGGAGCCACCTTCTTCGGAGGTGTCGGCCAGTACCAAAGCCCGGACATCACTGTATTCGGCGCCTTGGCCGGGCCGCAGGTCAGCGCCGGCGCAGGCCCATACAACAACGCTTTTTCCGGTGCGGATGCTTTCCTTACAGGCACTGTCTCCAACGGTGGCCCCTATCCGCCAAGCTGTGGCGGGGGCACCTCGGGTATCCCCTTTCCATTCACCGTCAGTGCGCTGGTCTCGAAGTCGTGTACGGTTGCCGCAGGCCCCACTCTCAACCTCGGTAATCCCGCTGGCGTGGACGCCGCGCTCACCAACATCACCGGCAGCAACAGCATCAACGTGACCTGCACGAACGGCACGCCGTACTTCGTGGGCCTCGCACCATCCAACAACAGCACGACCGGTGCTGGATTGATGGCAGGCTCCGGCAGCAACAGCGACAAGATTCCCTACCAATTGCGCTCGACAGCGGGCATGGCAGGAACCATCTGGGGCAATACCGCCACCTCGACCAGTGTCGGCAATGGCGTAGCCGGCACCGGAAATGGCAACAGCCAGTTGCTCACCGTGTACGCAACCACTCCTAGCGCTGACTTCACGCCGGACACCTATACCGACGTCGTCACGATCAACGTCAACTATTGA
- a CDS encoding DUF11 domain-containing protein, whose amino-acid sequence MKSIRIPLLALGLLAAFALQAAPAKGSIELQSVATQQKVTVEKDGSKHTEMVPAARVVPGTEVTYTINYHNVDAKPADDVVINNPVPAHMDYVADSATGANTTISYSADGGKTWAGTLAQLSVKNADGSLRPATEKDCTHIRWVVNGKVAPGAKGSVSFRAVLQ is encoded by the coding sequence ATGAAATCGATCCGCATCCCCCTTCTTGCACTTGGCCTGCTTGCCGCGTTTGCGCTGCAGGCAGCACCGGCTAAGGGCAGCATCGAGCTGCAGTCGGTGGCCACGCAGCAGAAAGTCACCGTGGAAAAGGACGGCAGCAAGCACACCGAAATGGTGCCGGCTGCACGCGTGGTTCCCGGCACCGAAGTCACCTACACCATCAACTACCACAACGTCGACGCGAAGCCGGCGGACGACGTGGTGATCAACAACCCGGTGCCTGCGCACATGGATTACGTCGCGGACTCGGCGACGGGCGCGAACACCACCATCAGCTACTCGGCCGATGGCGGCAAGACGTGGGCCGGCACGCTGGCGCAGCTGTCGGTGAAGAACGCCGACGGCAGCCTGCGCCCGGCCACCGAGAAGGATTGCACCCACATCCGCTGGGTGGTGAACGGCAAGGTCGCGCCCGGCGCGAAGGGTTCGGTGAGTTTTCGTGCGGTGCTGCAGTAA